Proteins encoded together in one Macadamia integrifolia cultivar HAES 741 chromosome 8, SCU_Mint_v3, whole genome shotgun sequence window:
- the LOC122086591 gene encoding V-type proton ATPase subunit E-like isoform X1 codes for MNDADVSKQIQQMVRFIRQEAEEKANEISVSSEEEFNIEKLQLVEAEKRKIRQEYERKTKQVEVRKKIEYSMQLNASRIKVLQAQDDVVNSMKESASKQLLRVSTDKKTYSKLLKDLIVQSLLRLKEPSVLLRCREADRKLVESVIDEAKQQYAEKAKVHSPKVTIDNRVFLPPPPTDSDSHGPSCSGGVVLASEDGKIVCENTLDARLDVVFRQKLPEIRKQLFGQVGA; via the exons ATGAATGACGCAGATGTCTCCAAGCAGATCCAACAGATGGTCAGATTCATTCGGCAAGAAGCCGAGGAGAAAGCCAACGAGATCTCTGTCTCCTCCGAGGAG GAATTTAACATTGAGAAGTTGCAACTAGTTGAAGCCGAAAAGCGAAAGATTAGGCAAGAATATGAGCGCAAAACAAAGCAGGTGGAAGTTCGTAAAAAAAT TGAATATTCAATGCAGCTGAATGCTTCTCGTATTAAAGTTCTTCAAGCCCAAGATGATGTCGTGAATTCCATGAAGGAGTCTGCTAGCAAGCAGCTTCTGCGTGTTTCAACAGACAAAAAGACATACAGCAAGCTTCTTAAAGATTTGATTGTTCAA AGTCTGTTACGTCTGAAAGAGCCATCAGTATTGTTGCGGTGTAGAGAGGCGGACCGCAAGCTTGTTGAATCTGTTATAGATGAAGCGAAGCAACAGTATGCAGAGAAAGCCAAAGTCCATTCCCCTAAAGTGACAATTGATAATCGTGTATTCCTTCCACCACCTCCTACTGATTCAGATTCGCATGGTCCCTCCTG CTCTGGAGGAGTGGTATTGGCTTCAGAAGATGGGAAGATAGTCTGCGAGAATACACTAGATGCAAGATTGGATGTTGTTTTCCGTCAAAAGTTGCCTGAG ATACGGAAGCAGCTCTTTGGACAGGTTGGTGCCTGA
- the LOC122086591 gene encoding V-type proton ATPase subunit E2-like isoform X2, with amino-acid sequence MNDADVSKQIQQMVRFIRQEAEEKANEISVSSEEEFNIEKLQLVEAEKRKIRQEYERKTKQVEVRKKIEYSMQLNASRIKVLQAQDDVVNSMKESASKQLLRVSTDKKTYSKLLKDLIVQSLLRLKEPSVLLRCREADRKLVESVIDEAKQQYAEKAKVHSPKVTIDNRVFLPPPPTDSDSHGPSCSGGVVLASEDGKIVCENTLDARLDVVFRQKLPEDSVVRPIERS; translated from the exons ATGAATGACGCAGATGTCTCCAAGCAGATCCAACAGATGGTCAGATTCATTCGGCAAGAAGCCGAGGAGAAAGCCAACGAGATCTCTGTCTCCTCCGAGGAG GAATTTAACATTGAGAAGTTGCAACTAGTTGAAGCCGAAAAGCGAAAGATTAGGCAAGAATATGAGCGCAAAACAAAGCAGGTGGAAGTTCGTAAAAAAAT TGAATATTCAATGCAGCTGAATGCTTCTCGTATTAAAGTTCTTCAAGCCCAAGATGATGTCGTGAATTCCATGAAGGAGTCTGCTAGCAAGCAGCTTCTGCGTGTTTCAACAGACAAAAAGACATACAGCAAGCTTCTTAAAGATTTGATTGTTCAA AGTCTGTTACGTCTGAAAGAGCCATCAGTATTGTTGCGGTGTAGAGAGGCGGACCGCAAGCTTGTTGAATCTGTTATAGATGAAGCGAAGCAACAGTATGCAGAGAAAGCCAAAGTCCATTCCCCTAAAGTGACAATTGATAATCGTGTATTCCTTCCACCACCTCCTACTGATTCAGATTCGCATGGTCCCTCCTG CTCTGGAGGAGTGGTATTGGCTTCAGAAGATGGGAAGATAGTCTGCGAGAATACACTAGATGCAAGATTGGATGTTGTTTTCCGTCAAAAGTTGCCTGAG GACTCAGTCGTCCGGCCTATTGAGCGCAGCTAA
- the LOC122086262 gene encoding probable mediator of RNA polymerase II transcription subunit 26b — protein sequence MVAASDRPKEFKRRRDRIAEMIFKKEIMQEEKKKVIDGSASMKRKGNNGYSGIESDNDDDTEPSFPEENAEQINNIIDEIYRINRGGEIKIVEEVLRIKGIIEAKLDQSERKLLEPLRRLQLISISFDTLKKTRIGVSVKNLTKHNSKKIRDHAKSLITHWTKKVDQWLIEAKEAAASKKDEQQRVRVNTEAPKRKLREGCQKTENAKKQRHIKVIELKDLPKGRIAV from the coding sequence ATGGTTGCTGCTTCTGATCGTCCAAAGGAATTCAAGCGTAGAAGAGATCGAATTGCAGAGATGATCTTCAAGAAGGAAATaatgcaagaagagaaaaaaaaagtgattgatGGTTCTGCTTCCATGAAGAGAAAGGGGAATAATGGCTACTCTGGGATTGAGAGTGATAATGATGATGACACAGAGCCATCATTCCCGGAGGAAAACGCAGAACAAATCAATAATATTATTGATGAGATTTACAGGATCAACCGTGGAGGAGAAATTAAGATCGTTGAGGAGGTTCTGAGAATCAAAGGAATTATTGAAGCAAAACTTGATCAATCTGAAAGGAAGTTACTAGAACCTCTAAGGAGGCTTCAATTGATATCTATTTCTTTTGATACCTTGAAGAAAACCCGGATTGGGGTTTCTGTGAAAAATCTTACAAAGCACAACTCGAAGAAAATCCGTGACCATGCAAAGTCTCTTATCACTCACTGGACAAAAAAGGTGGATCAATGGTTGATTGAAGCCAAAGAAGCAGCCGCATCAAAGAAGGATGAACAACAAAGAGTTCGAGTTAATACAGAGGCTCCAAAGAGGAAGCTAAGAGAAGGGTGTCAAAAAACAGAGAATGCTAAGAAACAACGCCACATAAAAGTCATAGAGTTGAAGGATCTTCCCAAAGGACGCATTgctgtttaa